One part of the Salinivirga cyanobacteriivorans genome encodes these proteins:
- a CDS encoding 3-oxoacyl-ACP synthase III family protein, with the protein MKEFNYILSGFGHAAGKYEVTNRMLEEAAENDMLDGFNPELIKHSKNYQAYLKEHPDVTPFEYFVGYKMGFQKRHHVTPWPPIKQNQDVAENSLDLLVEAVQKTLDNANLDAEDIDGWIVSTVSPQEQAPGIAATLKCYFTKEDNITPAMTLTSGCAGFNIALRRSLDYFRSRPDVNNILIANTETMSHFLNRKRDFVYHATFGDAAAAAIISRVPKKDKHEGVGAILNHHDLRMIDFVGVDKDWNLYMDGGAVKRRAVPNLISSSKEVLKRDGWKLDDIDLIVPHQTGNAILHTVADELGLSKEKMYQEAQKEYGNVSGTTIPIALSLLQEQGRLKPGMKLLCPTAGVGGEYGAWSYVVPESMKAAGNKVKKPHSRLKNKKLLILFADNALGVLLAEKLIETEVEVEFHVNNDNEYKNKLTELTNRSENSNLIHYQITSSGEARQFLEKMEQHEWDYVMNIGLASETIYGFTDLAEATGNIQEAFDRLSRGLLPKIRQTMVAVGHPLENAPLIEPTPIASVANGWHGLAGSMAGEAISKGVRTVWFIPAVYRELTHYMSKKGRIAAMKGMHQEALWEDIDQLAERLIRSLYLLKVAHTNDRYEGPMILRTDACAFRK; encoded by the coding sequence ATGAAGGAATTCAATTATATATTAAGCGGTTTTGGACATGCCGCTGGTAAATACGAGGTTACAAATCGTATGCTGGAAGAGGCTGCAGAAAACGATATGCTTGATGGATTTAATCCCGAATTGATTAAGCACAGCAAAAACTACCAGGCATACTTAAAAGAACATCCAGATGTAACTCCCTTTGAGTATTTTGTGGGTTACAAAATGGGATTTCAAAAAAGGCATCATGTTACACCATGGCCACCTATTAAACAAAACCAGGATGTGGCAGAAAATTCACTCGATTTACTGGTAGAGGCAGTACAGAAAACTTTAGATAATGCTAATCTTGATGCCGAAGATATCGATGGATGGATCGTAAGTACCGTTTCTCCGCAAGAGCAGGCACCGGGAATTGCTGCCACCTTAAAATGCTATTTTACTAAAGAAGATAATATTACTCCGGCAATGACACTTACATCGGGGTGTGCAGGCTTTAATATAGCCCTGCGCCGCTCATTGGATTATTTCCGTTCCAGACCTGATGTGAATAACATTCTGATTGCCAATACCGAAACCATGTCGCACTTCCTTAACAGAAAGCGGGATTTTGTATATCATGCTACTTTTGGTGATGCTGCTGCAGCCGCAATTATTTCACGGGTTCCTAAAAAGGACAAACACGAAGGCGTTGGTGCAATATTAAACCATCATGACCTACGGATGATTGATTTTGTAGGCGTGGATAAAGACTGGAATCTGTATATGGATGGTGGGGCTGTAAAACGCCGGGCAGTGCCTAATCTTATCAGTTCATCGAAAGAAGTACTGAAACGCGATGGTTGGAAACTCGATGATATAGATCTTATAGTTCCACATCAAACAGGTAATGCCATCTTACATACCGTAGCAGACGAACTGGGTTTATCCAAAGAAAAGATGTATCAGGAGGCTCAAAAAGAGTACGGAAATGTTTCGGGTACTACAATACCCATAGCACTTTCACTGCTTCAGGAACAAGGCCGTTTAAAACCAGGTATGAAACTTTTATGTCCCACTGCCGGAGTAGGAGGTGAGTATGGTGCATGGTCATATGTGGTACCAGAAAGTATGAAGGCTGCTGGCAATAAAGTAAAGAAGCCGCATTCACGTCTGAAAAATAAAAAACTGCTCATTTTGTTTGCCGATAATGCTTTGGGCGTTTTGCTGGCCGAAAAGTTAATCGAAACGGAAGTTGAAGTCGAGTTTCACGTAAATAATGATAACGAGTATAAAAATAAACTTACGGAGCTTACAAATAGATCAGAAAACTCTAATTTAATTCATTATCAGATAACTTCATCTGGCGAAGCAAGGCAGTTTCTTGAGAAAATGGAACAGCATGAGTGGGATTATGTAATGAATATAGGACTGGCATCGGAGACTATTTATGGTTTTACGGACCTGGCCGAAGCTACAGGTAATATCCAGGAAGCCTTTGACAGGCTTAGCCGCGGCCTGCTGCCTAAAATACGACAAACCATGGTCGCTGTTGGACATCCTCTGGAGAACGCTCCGCTTATAGAACCGACACCAATAGCCTCGGTTGCCAATGGTTGGCACGGGTTGGCAGGGAGTATGGCAGGTGAAGCCATCTCAAAGGGTGTACGCACAGTGTGGTTTATTCCGGCTGTTTACAGGGAGTTGACACACTATATGTCTAAAAAGGGCCGAATAGCTGCTATGAAAGGTATGCATCAGGAAGCTTTGTGGGAAGATATTGATCAGCTGGCCGAACGCCTTATACGGTCTTTATACTTACTTAAAGTGGCGCATACAAATGACAGGTACGAAGGTCCCATGATTTTAAGAACAGATGCTTGTGCATTTCGTAAGTAA
- a CDS encoding metal-dependent transcriptional regulator codes for MLSHNARIFLTTLYEHTRRGDRLRTTFLAEKLKISKAAITEISRTLRDEGFIVYEPYKPYELTISGEKVAQKLFYRVAIIEKFYFTQFKILPYRAKSEAINSEPALSEFIIEQMKNLTPAPEISLFGHPIVDPLPFKTLLLSNCETDMIVQPIAIKPVAENYQSNLWVELASLIGKKIRINEVDKAIEAIQIIVNNESRHISLKLADKIIVTAD; via the coding sequence ATGCTTTCGCATAACGCCAGAATTTTTTTAACAACGCTTTACGAACACACCAGGCGGGGAGATCGCCTGAGAACAACTTTTCTTGCAGAGAAATTAAAAATATCAAAAGCAGCAATTACCGAAATCTCAAGAACTCTGCGCGATGAAGGTTTCATTGTGTATGAACCCTATAAACCCTATGAACTGACAATATCAGGTGAAAAAGTTGCTCAAAAACTATTTTACAGAGTTGCGATTATCGAAAAATTCTACTTCACTCAATTTAAGATACTACCCTACAGAGCTAAAAGTGAGGCAATAAATTCAGAGCCTGCACTTTCGGAGTTTATTATTGAACAAATGAAAAACCTAACCCCGGCACCCGAAATAAGTTTATTCGGGCACCCGATAGTTGACCCCTTGCCCTTTAAAACCTTGTTGCTCAGCAATTGCGAAACCGATATGATTGTACAACCAATTGCAATTAAACCGGTAGCTGAAAACTATCAAAGTAATCTTTGGGTAGAACTGGCAAGCCTTATCGGGAAAAAAATCAGAATAAACGAAGTGGATAAAGCAATAGAAGCAATTCAAATTATTGTGAATAATGAGTCGCGTCATATCAGCCTCAAACTGGCCGACAAAATAATTGTAACTGCGGACTAA
- a CDS encoding transporter substrate-binding domain-containing protein — protein sequence MRRIFLFILFFTSLNLAQAEKQKLRVGIRSNYPPYEFTSNERIIGFNIDILNQLSDLFSYDLEFVKGEKETLQQMLDSGRIDFISFCFQSQENKADYNLSIPYNMVSFGIYIPYQSSIQHPQDIMPYKVSLRNELLYEMMRNNKKFAGHLTLRRSQNQCLQDVMNGDADAAIISSLSGKYLIERHNYKMIKVPPINFKNLQYSFAFSKTNDSLLVQFNEGLNILRETGTYNRIYQKWFGEVHPKQIKETKSVIYWPYYVLSLIIVVLIMLFLNQRRKYAYLKHLKTKEIEIRHNAEKTLYDYQLIVEGMVDTLPHIIVAQDEDKKIRLVNKAFLQLIGQPKDEILNKKIDTKSLPDKNLISLLEHEGDDQSALNYHMKLVDTNSRMRTFDLTKRKIKKATSKEIISILVGIDITEREQQGEALRQEKALLTSLINSIPDLIFYKDRTLKYMGANNAFKAFNNFKSEKEFVGKTDYNIFDEKRAKEYKRTDQEILNTKERIELSSWETDEKGKKILYDTLKVPIIDHNGELTGIVGISRDITQQADIQRQLHRAKSKAEESDKLKTIFLTNLSHEIRTPLNSIIGFSDLLTDPDLTDDQREEFTELISKSGASLLTLVDDIIDLSKIEANQIQINKNRFNINQMLVDLHEAIEENRDAAHKHAVSLEYYIPGNEDQALYFEHDDFRIRQVLSNLIKNALKYTNKGEVKFGYRFTEDEIVFFVKDTGLGISEQDKAHIFEHYNSGKSIEQFGGSGLGLSISKKLVEILGGKIDFTTDELKGSEFFFSFPLDKHDTSHDTARTELAETYDWSDIQILVAEDEQNNFMFIKEALKNTGAKIIWAEDGQKAVEEAQRNPKIDLVLMDIKMPKLNGYEATKQIKKIRSDLPIIAQTAYAMSDEKDLSLQAGCDEYLTKPIRPKKLLKKINQLL from the coding sequence ATGCGTAGAATATTTTTATTTATACTGTTTTTTACAAGTTTAAATTTAGCGCAAGCAGAAAAACAAAAGCTTAGAGTAGGCATAAGGTCAAATTATCCACCTTATGAGTTTACATCTAATGAGCGAATAATAGGTTTTAATATTGACATCCTGAACCAGCTATCTGATCTGTTTAGCTATGACCTGGAATTTGTCAAAGGAGAAAAAGAGACACTCCAGCAAATGTTAGATAGTGGCAGAATCGACTTTATCAGTTTTTGTTTCCAATCTCAGGAAAATAAAGCTGACTATAACCTATCTATTCCCTACAATATGGTCTCTTTCGGAATTTACATTCCATATCAATCCTCCATACAACATCCCCAGGATATAATGCCTTACAAGGTTTCGCTTCGAAATGAGCTACTTTACGAAATGATGCGGAACAATAAAAAATTTGCAGGTCACCTTACACTTAGGAGGTCACAAAACCAATGCCTTCAAGACGTTATGAACGGAGATGCAGATGCGGCTATTATCAGTAGTTTAAGCGGAAAATATTTAATAGAACGCCATAACTACAAAATGATTAAGGTACCCCCGATTAACTTCAAAAACCTGCAATACTCATTTGCCTTCTCAAAAACCAATGACAGCTTGCTCGTACAGTTTAATGAAGGCTTAAATATTTTAAGAGAAACCGGTACATATAATCGTATTTATCAAAAATGGTTCGGCGAAGTCCACCCGAAGCAAATCAAAGAGACAAAATCAGTAATCTATTGGCCATATTACGTGCTGAGTTTGATAATTGTGGTACTAATAATGCTGTTTTTAAACCAAAGAAGAAAATATGCATACCTCAAGCACCTAAAAACCAAGGAAATTGAGATTAGACACAATGCAGAAAAAACGCTGTACGATTACCAATTAATTGTAGAAGGTATGGTCGATACCTTGCCACATATAATAGTTGCGCAGGATGAAGACAAAAAAATCAGACTTGTAAACAAAGCTTTCTTGCAACTCATAGGGCAACCGAAAGATGAAATTTTAAATAAAAAAATTGATACCAAATCTTTACCAGACAAAAACCTCATTTCGTTGCTTGAGCATGAGGGCGACGATCAATCAGCCCTGAATTATCATATGAAGCTGGTTGATACAAATTCCCGGATGCGCACATTTGACCTTACCAAAAGAAAAATCAAAAAAGCTACGAGTAAAGAGATTATAAGCATATTGGTTGGCATTGATATAACTGAAAGAGAACAGCAGGGAGAAGCACTGCGGCAAGAAAAAGCTTTACTAACCAGCCTGATTAACTCTATACCTGATTTAATATTTTACAAAGATCGCACTTTGAAATACATGGGGGCCAATAATGCTTTTAAAGCTTTTAATAATTTTAAATCAGAAAAAGAATTTGTAGGTAAAACAGACTACAATATTTTCGATGAAAAAAGAGCCAAAGAATACAAACGAACCGACCAGGAGATACTTAATACGAAGGAGCGCATAGAGTTATCATCATGGGAGACCGACGAAAAAGGCAAAAAAATACTATACGACACACTTAAAGTTCCAATTATTGATCATAATGGAGAACTCACCGGCATAGTTGGAATAAGCAGAGACATAACGCAACAAGCCGACATTCAGCGACAGTTACACAGAGCCAAAAGCAAAGCGGAAGAGAGCGATAAGCTTAAAACCATTTTTTTAACCAACCTTTCGCACGAAATCAGAACACCCTTAAACTCCATTATTGGCTTTTCAGACCTATTAACTGACCCTGATTTAACCGATGACCAGCGTGAAGAATTTACAGAACTCATCAGTAAAAGCGGAGCTTCGTTACTGACACTGGTGGACGATATCATAGACCTTTCAAAAATTGAAGCCAACCAGATACAAATAAATAAAAACAGGTTTAACATCAACCAGATGCTTGTAGACCTGCATGAAGCCATAGAAGAAAACCGCGACGCAGCACATAAACATGCCGTATCGCTGGAATATTATATCCCCGGCAACGAAGACCAGGCATTGTATTTTGAGCACGATGATTTCCGGATAAGGCAAGTACTTAGCAACCTGATTAAAAATGCGCTAAAATACACCAACAAAGGCGAGGTGAAATTCGGATACCGCTTCACAGAAGATGAAATCGTATTTTTTGTGAAAGATACCGGACTCGGCATATCAGAGCAAGACAAAGCACATATTTTTGAGCATTACAATAGTGGTAAATCCATTGAGCAGTTTGGAGGCTCCGGCCTTGGGTTATCCATTTCGAAAAAACTTGTAGAAATACTGGGCGGCAAAATTGATTTCACCACAGATGAACTTAAAGGCTCTGAATTTTTCTTCTCATTTCCACTCGATAAACACGATACAAGTCATGACACGGCACGAACCGAGTTGGCTGAAACTTACGACTGGTCAGATATTCAGATTCTTGTTGCTGAAGATGAACAAAACAATTTTATGTTTATCAAAGAAGCCTTGAAAAATACGGGAGCAAAAATTATTTGGGCAGAAGATGGACAAAAAGCCGTTGAGGAGGCACAAAGAAATCCAAAAATTGATTTGGTACTCATGGATATCAAAATGCCAAAGCTAAATGGATATGAAGCTACAAAGCAAATTAAAAAAATACGAAGCGACCTGCCCATTATAGCGCAAACGGCTTATGCTATGAGCGACGAAAAGGACCTTAGTCTGCAGGCAGGCTGCGACGAATACCTGACGAAACCCATTCGGCCCAAAAAGCTATTAAAGAAAATTAATCAGTTACTCTAA
- a CDS encoding trypsin-like serine peptidase, translating to MILKPHNIFIRSLILLLLFISTNISGQVSSILRNNDNPGKSFVIDQYQIDLPKDKRQIVQEGPAYQFAVPLEINHPVALEATPGNGDDQFHYLLKVGARGAYALNFTLKGLIKGDAVAVYVKSLKTGKLHGPFDPVNNSYDLTAFPVFFSNEVIVEIITDEKLDKGTTLLHRVGVTYDSKYIQGSGDCNVDINCEEGMPWQEVKNAVARIMYDNGWLCSGTLINNTRNDSTPYFLTANHCIDNDYSAANMVFYFKYESLYCDGPEEDYPELNEFTLSGATLKATKYDSEGKLDFTLLEISEQVPASYEPYFAGWNATENAPGETVGIHHPKGDVKKICIDYDSPVTAHFAEYDLYSFWRIMRWDVGVTEGGSSGSGLFNANFQLVGTLTGGEADCENPINDYYLKFSKAFDKYPDSTQQLKYWLSAEQDVSYWYGWPLEDEDVADEYRIGPNPVERDLTVFNQNLNGNVAVKLWDIAGNLVWEQIYLDVSRMVIIEIPTYLDGLHIIEVKTKNKIIKKKLIIN from the coding sequence ATGATTTTGAAACCACATAATATTTTTATAAGAAGTCTCATCTTATTGTTATTGTTTATTTCGACGAATATTTCAGGGCAAGTTAGTTCGATATTACGAAATAATGATAATCCAGGAAAATCATTCGTTATAGATCAATACCAAATAGACTTACCTAAAGACAAACGTCAAATAGTGCAGGAGGGTCCGGCATATCAATTTGCTGTTCCCCTGGAAATCAATCACCCGGTAGCGCTCGAAGCCACACCCGGTAATGGCGATGATCAATTTCATTATTTATTAAAAGTTGGCGCACGCGGTGCTTACGCCTTGAACTTTACGCTTAAAGGCTTAATAAAAGGAGATGCCGTTGCAGTGTATGTTAAGAGTCTCAAAACCGGAAAACTCCATGGTCCCTTTGATCCTGTAAATAATAGTTACGATCTCACGGCTTTTCCTGTGTTTTTCTCGAACGAAGTTATTGTTGAAATTATTACCGATGAAAAACTCGATAAAGGAACAACGCTCCTGCATAGAGTTGGTGTTACTTACGACAGCAAATATATACAGGGTTCTGGCGATTGCAATGTAGATATTAATTGCGAGGAAGGCATGCCCTGGCAAGAAGTGAAAAATGCGGTCGCACGTATAATGTATGATAATGGTTGGCTATGTTCGGGCACGCTAATCAATAATACAAGAAATGACTCTACACCATATTTTTTAACTGCAAATCACTGCATTGATAACGATTATTCTGCGGCCAATATGGTTTTTTACTTTAAATATGAGAGTTTATACTGCGATGGTCCCGAAGAGGATTATCCTGAGCTTAATGAATTTACATTAAGCGGCGCAACGCTCAAAGCTACGAAGTATGATTCAGAAGGAAAGCTTGATTTTACCCTATTAGAAATTTCAGAGCAGGTACCTGCCAGCTATGAACCATACTTTGCAGGTTGGAACGCCACTGAGAATGCCCCCGGAGAAACGGTTGGCATACACCATCCGAAAGGCGATGTTAAAAAGATTTGTATCGATTATGATTCGCCCGTTACAGCGCATTTTGCTGAGTACGACCTGTACAGCTTTTGGCGCATAATGCGGTGGGATGTTGGAGTTACTGAGGGTGGTTCGAGCGGAAGTGGTTTATTCAATGCAAATTTTCAGTTGGTAGGCACACTTACCGGAGGTGAAGCCGACTGCGAAAATCCGATTAATGATTACTATTTAAAATTTAGCAAAGCTTTTGACAAATATCCGGATTCAACGCAACAGCTTAAATATTGGCTCTCTGCCGAACAAGATGTTTCGTATTGGTATGGCTGGCCACTAGAAGATGAGGATGTTGCGGATGAATATCGAATTGGTCCAAATCCTGTGGAGCGGGATTTAACTGTTTTTAATCAAAATTTGAACGGAAATGTAGCCGTTAAATTATGGGATATTGCAGGCAACCTTGTATGGGAGCAAATTTATTTGGATGTGAGCAGAATGGTAATTATTGAAATTCCTACGTACCTTGATGGATTGCATATAATAGAGGTAAAAACAAAAAATAAAATCATAAAGAAAAAGCTAATTATAAATTAG
- a CDS encoding 1-acyl-sn-glycerol-3-phosphate acyltransferase, translated as MGWKLQGKVPEDQKYIIAVAPHTSYWDFVIGRLVASVMRQNVHFLIKKELFFFPYCLLLKALKAIPVNRNSPKAMIESVLQKMQGQKKFVLVVTPEGTRKKTNRWKKGFYFMANKVNIPILPAAIDYDKKEIVLGHIIKPSNDAQTDFENLVNFYKFVNPEPRYSDQFAYPKNL; from the coding sequence TTGGGGTGGAAACTACAGGGCAAGGTTCCTGAAGATCAAAAGTACATAATAGCAGTTGCGCCCCATACATCCTATTGGGATTTTGTTATTGGACGCCTTGTGGCTAGCGTAATGCGGCAAAATGTTCATTTCTTAATAAAAAAGGAACTTTTCTTTTTCCCATACTGTTTACTGCTAAAAGCTTTAAAAGCGATTCCGGTCAATAGAAATTCTCCAAAGGCCATGATCGAAAGTGTTTTGCAAAAGATGCAGGGGCAAAAGAAGTTTGTGTTGGTAGTAACTCCTGAAGGTACTCGTAAAAAGACAAACCGCTGGAAAAAAGGTTTCTATTTTATGGCCAACAAAGTTAATATACCCATTTTGCCAGCTGCTATCGATTATGATAAAAAGGAGATTGTGCTCGGACATATAATAAAACCCTCAAATGATGCACAAACCGATTTCGAGAATCTGGTCAATTTTTATAAATTCGTAAATCCGGAACCGCGGTATAGCGATCAGTTTGCATACCCCAAAAACCTCTAA
- a CDS encoding amidohydrolase, whose translation MDKLRVTLMQWDLIWEDPAANRLRFSEQFEFLKGKTDLVILPEMFTTGFSMSPEKVAETWPGESVEWLRKEAVRFGFVICGSTMIKDGERFYNRFVWADARGNIEFNDKRHLFQMGGEHEVYSPGNQQIVINFGGWRIAPFICYDLRFPVWTRNRSNYDLAIYVANWPAVRHQVWEKLLLARAIENQCYVAGVNRVGTDGRELKYSGNSYMINPRGEIALDFVPGIEEAKTVEISLNELNAFREKFPVMTDADDFEIRI comes from the coding sequence ATGGATAAATTGCGCGTAACTTTAATGCAGTGGGATTTGATTTGGGAAGACCCGGCTGCCAACCGGCTTCGTTTTAGTGAGCAATTTGAATTTTTAAAAGGCAAAACCGATTTGGTTATATTGCCTGAAATGTTTACCACAGGCTTCTCAATGTCGCCCGAAAAAGTGGCTGAAACCTGGCCCGGAGAATCGGTTGAGTGGTTAAGAAAAGAGGCTGTGCGATTTGGCTTTGTTATTTGTGGAAGCACTATGATAAAAGACGGGGAGCGGTTTTATAATAGATTTGTGTGGGCCGATGCCAGAGGCAATATTGAGTTCAATGATAAACGGCATCTATTTCAGATGGGAGGTGAACATGAGGTGTATTCGCCTGGCAACCAGCAAATTGTGATTAATTTTGGTGGTTGGCGAATCGCTCCTTTCATATGTTACGATTTGCGTTTTCCTGTGTGGACCAGAAACCGCAGCAACTATGATCTGGCGATTTATGTGGCCAACTGGCCTGCAGTAAGACATCAGGTTTGGGAAAAACTACTTTTGGCTAGAGCCATTGAAAATCAGTGTTACGTTGCAGGCGTAAACCGGGTTGGAACCGATGGTCGCGAACTTAAATACAGCGGTAATTCATATATGATTAATCCCCGTGGTGAAATTGCGCTTGATTTTGTACCCGGAATTGAGGAAGCAAAAACCGTTGAAATATCTTTAAATGAACTTAATGCATTTCGTGAGAAATTTCCGGTAATGACAGATGCCGATGATTTTGAAATCAGGATTTAG